The proteins below come from a single Ictalurus furcatus strain D&B chromosome 15, Billie_1.0, whole genome shotgun sequence genomic window:
- the tut4 gene encoding terminal uridylyltransferase 4 isoform X1 — MDETKSPLKSGKPSRSGGSKASSRAQKERENAKTPNRSKNTAASRVKEEGQGGYAGGKGRAGSPQESGRSKARRLTGRTGSGERGKVRNPTQQGVRSGNLTPLSTKEENTAPNKTPRPALRDRHAEDSSGSGLCPGAKRRSSLPPSNRSRRNSERLYHRDKPKVDRSLGEVLARRPAESAPDGVDETNLTSDQQLGLKQAEERLQRDYIHRLTKQSPDYPNFQYLCKLCSVHVDNIQGAHKHIKEKRHKKNIMEKQEENELRSLPPPSPAHLRALNSAVMEAAQEHGISEQEFQQRDTVLRSMELIIQRHLPACSLRLYGSCLTRFAFKSSDVNIDVLYPSSMTQPDVLIQVLDILKKSDEFSDVESDFHAKVPVIFCRDVSCGLLCKVSAGNDVACLTTNHLAALAKLEPRLVPLVLAFRYWAKLCHVDCQAEGGIPSYSFSLMVIFFLQQRKQPILPVYLGYWIEGFDVKRVDEYHLTAIQLGHFVGWEHRPGSANEGRGDKSKNEPQKHDGQKSAEKKNENQKGKTHLVLENTESVSLGQLWLELLRFYTLEFALEDYIISIRLKELLPRDVKNWPRRRLAIEDPFALKRNVARSLNSQMVFEYIQERFRTAYRYFACPQSRNGHTPERDVLRPRVTRPARTCAVETKRGEEEEDGVNSTDDDDADEEEEDEDEAGDEEQRVSRGLARLLVEDEDEDGIRHPSSPTPSSHNGLFPDSDNEEQDEVGRKAPERESIAPEDLHYTFDRMIFTGGKPPTVVCSICKRDGHLKDDCPEDFKKMELTPLPPMTERFREILDNLCRRCYDELSPTPGEQYKREQILAGLERFIRKEYNDTAQLCLFGSSKNGFGFRDSDLDICMTLEGHDTAEKLNCKEIIEALAKVLKKHTGLRNILPITTAKVPIVKFEHKLSSLEGDISLYNTLAQHNTRMLATYAALDPRVQYLGYTIKVFAKRCDIGDASRGSLSSYAYILMVLYFLQQRQPPVIPVLQEIYDGSSVPQRMVDGWNAFFFEDLDELRRRWPEFQQNHETVGELWLGLLRFYTEEFDFKEHVISIRQRKRLTTFEKQWTSKCIAIEDPFDLNHNLGAGVSRKMTNFIMKAFINGRKLFGTPFYPMLGMEADYFFDSKVLTDGELAPNDRCCRICGKIGHYMKDCPKRRRSDRMKKKESDKDEEMREEDREPRERRCFQCGYLGHVRRECPDYRHLRQRGAPTQVPQMIRSMVSSQAIPIPQSGTSQDRPGRTRQPSECSDTRQTPPYSPQPSTFIQPSVSPQSSQSAKPSPGSSSSSSALSKSPHHPSLPLPATPPQQQQQQVHLSLFGFTPSQYMGMLSPGTWPSHPPSPGVKYNMRKGQGNGGAGHTSNPTPVNLNDPSIIFAQPAGRDGGPHWHNHHLNNPGALVANGTVGKSEAGFQAPFGSVGQVSRSLGNSGAGSISVSSSWGFRMPQTYMQQSNKPFISQSAVANQHFPLLQSGRPVNLSYIQQKK, encoded by the exons atggatgagaccaaaagcCCATTGAAGTCCGGAAAGCCGTCTCGATCGGGCGGGAGCAAGGCCTCATCCAGAGCACAGAAGGAGCGCGAGAACGCCAAGACGCCAAATCGCAGTAAAAACACGGCAGCGTCCAGAGTGAAGGAGGAGGGCCAGGGTGGGTATGCCGGGGGCAAAGGGAGAGCAGGAAGTCCTCAGGAGTCAGGAAGAAGCAAAGCGCGCAGGCTGACGGGGAGAACAGGCTCGGGGGAGAGAGGCAAGGTGAGGAATCCGACTCAGCAGGGGGTCAGGAGTGGAAACCTCACGCCTCTCAGCACCAAGGAGGAGAACACCGCTCCGAATAAAACCCCCAGACCTGCACTGAGGGACAGACATGCag AAGATTCTTCTGGCTCAGGGTTGTGTCCCGGCGCTAAGCGGCGCTCCAGCCTGCCGCCATCGAACAGGTCTCGCAGAAACTCTGAGCGTTTATACCACAGAGACAAACCGAAGGTGGACAGGTCTCTTG GCGAGGTGTTGGCGAGACGGCCGGCGGAGAGCGCTCCAGATGGTGTGGACGAGACGAACCTGACCTCCGATCAGCAGCTGGGTCTGAAACAGGCCGAGGAGAGACTGCAGAGAGACTACATCCACAGACTGACCAAG CAGTCCCCAGATTACCCAAATTTCCAGTATCTATGCAAACTCTGCTCGGTTCACGTGGACAACATCCAGGGTGCTCACAAACACATCAAAGAGAAACGGCACAAGAAGAACAtcatg gagaagcAGGAGGAGAACGAGTTGCGTTCGTTACCCCCTCCATCTCCAGCTCACCTGCGAGCACTGAACTCAGCTGTGATGGAGGCGGCGCAGGAGCATGGCATCTCCGAGCAGGAGTTCCAGCAGAGAGACACTGTGCTGCGGAGCATGGAGCTGATCATCCAGAGACACCTACCTG cgTGTTCTCTGCGTCTCTACGGTTCCTGTCTCACGCGATTCGCCTTCAAGTCCAGTGACGTCAACATCGACGTACTCTATCCCTCCAGT ATGACGCAACCTGACGTCCTTATTCAAGTGCTGGACATCCTGAAGAAGAGCG ATGAGTTCTCAGATGTGGAGTCGGACTTCCATGCTAAAGTTCCCGTCATCTTCTGCCGTGATGTGTCCTG TGGTTTATTGTGTAAAGTGAGCGCAGGAAATGATGTCGCGTGCCTCACCACCAATCACCTGGCAGCATTGGCCAAGCTGGAGCCTCGCCTGGTTCCTCTGGTGCTGGCATTCCGCTACTGGGCCAAg CTGTGTCATGTGGACTGCCAGGCCGAGGGCGGGATTCCTTCCTACTCCTTCTCGCTGATGGTCATCTTTTTCCTGCAGCAAAGGAAGCAGCCCATTCTACCTGTGTATCTCGGCTACTGG ATCGAAGGGTTCGACGTGAAGCGTGTGGACGAGTATCACCTGACCGCCATTCAGTTGGGGCACTTTGTGGGATGGGAGCACAGACCGGGCAGCGCTAACGAGGGGCGCGGAGACAAGAGCAAAAACGAACCCCAAAAACATGACGGCCAAAAATCAGCCGAGAAAAAGAACGAGAACCAGAAGGGCAAg ACCCATCTGGTGCTGGAGAACACGGAGAGCGTCTCTCTCGGCCAGCTGTGGTTGGAGCTGCTACGTTTCTACACGCTGGAGTTCGCTCTGGAGGATTACATCATTAGCATCCGGTTGAAGGAGCTGCTGCCCCGAGACGTGAAGAACTGGCCACGCCGCCGCCTCGCCATTGAGG ACCCGTTTGCCCTGAAGAGGAATGTAGCGCGGAGTCTGAACAGTCAGATGGTGTTCGAGTACATCCAGGAGCGATTCCGCACCGCCTACCGATACTTCGCCTGCCCTCAGAGCCGTAATGGACACACCCCCGAACGAGATGTGCTGCGACCACGTGTGACCCGGCCGGCCAGAACGTGCGCCGTCGAAActaagagaggagaggaagaggaggacggCGTGAACAGCACCGATGACGATGATGCGGACGAAGAAGAGGAAGACGAAGATGAAGCTGGAGATGAAGAGCAGCGTGTGAGCAGAGGCTTAGCCAGGCTGCTTGTCGAGGACGAGGACGAAGACGGCATCCGTCACCCCTCTTCCCCGACCCCGTCCTCTCACAATGGCCTGTTCCCCGACAGCGACAATGAGGAGCAGGATGAAGTCGGGCGGAAAGCTCCGGAACGGGAGAGCATCGCCCCGGAGGACCTGCACTATACGTTCGACAGGATGATCTTCACTGGAGGAAAG cccCCGACGGTGGTGTGCAGTATCTGTAAGCGAGACGGCCATCTGAAAGACgactgtcctgaagactttaagAAGATGGAGCTGACTCCTCTGCCTCCCATGACGGAGCGCTTCAGAGAAATCCTCGACAACCTGTGCAGGCGCTGCTACG atgagcTGTCGCCAACTCCGGGAGAGCAGTATAAGAGGGAACAGATTCTAGCCGGTCTGGAGCGCTTCATTCGGAAAGAGTATAAtg atacAGCCCAGCTGTGTCTGTTTGGTTCCTCCAAGAACGGTTTCGGTTTCCGTGACAGTGACCTGGACATCTGTATGACGTTGGAGGGTCACGACACAGCAGAG AAACTGAACTGTAAAGAGATCATTGAGGCGTTAGCCAAGGTGCTGAAGAAACACACAG GTCTGAGGAACATCTTGCCTATAACGACCGCCAAAGTGCCTATCGTCAAGTTCGAACACAAGCTGAGCAGTCTGGAAGGAGACATCAGCCTCTACAACACACTG GCTCAGCACAACACACGTATGTTGGCCACGTACGCAGCCCTGGACCCACGTGTGCAGTATTTGGGCTATACCATAAAAGTGTTTGCAAAG aggtGTGACATCGGCGATGCTTCAAGGGGTAGTCTCTCATCTTACGCCTACATCCTCATGGTGCTGTACTTCCTGCAGCAGAGACAGCCTCCCGTCATCCCCGTCCTACAGgag ATCTACGACGGGAGTTCCGTTCCTCAGAGGATGGTTGACGGCTGGAACGCGTTCTTTTTCGAAGACCTGGACGAGCTG CGGCGGCGTTGGCCTGAGTTCCAGCAGAACCACGAGACGGTAGGGGAGCTGTGGCTCGGCCTACTGCGCTTCTATACTGAGGAGTTCGACTTTAAAGAGCACGTGATCTCCATCCGGCAGCGGAAACGCCTCACCACATTCGAGAAACAGTGGACCTCCAAGTGCATTGCCATCGAAG atcCCTTCGACTTGAATCACAATCTCGGTGCTGGAGTGTCACGGAAAA tGACGAATTTCATCATGAAGGCATTCATTAATGGCAGGAAGTTGTTCGGAACGCCATTTTATCCAATGCTGGGGATGGAAgcg GATTACTTCTTCGACTCGAAGGTGCTGACGGATGGTGAGCTCGCTCCGAATGACCGCTGCTGTCGGATCTGTGGCAAAATCGGACATTACATGAAGGACTGCCCGAAGAGGCGCAGGTCAGacag gatgaagaagaaggagagTGATAAGGATGAGGAGATGCGTGAGGAGGACAGAGAGCCGAGGGAGAGACGCTGTTTCCAGTGCGGATACCTAGGACACGTCCGGAGAGAATGTCCTGATTACAGACACCTCCGACAGAGAGGAGCTCCTACacagg TTCCTCAGATGATCCGTTCCATGGTGAGCTCTCAGGCCATCCCCATTCCTCAGAGTGGTACGTCCCAGGATCGACCTGGCCGGACCAGGCAGCCATCAGAATGT TCAGACACACGTCAGACTCCTCCGTACTCGCCCCAGCCATCTACGTTCATCCAGCCTTCCGTCTCTCCTCAGTCATCTCAGAGTGCCAAGCCTTCGCCAGgctcctcgtcctcctcgtcCGCTCTGTCCAAATCCCCCCAtcatccctctctccctcttcccgcCACTcctcctcagcagcagcagcagcaggttcatctgtctctctttggtTTCACCCCCTCTCAGTACATGGGCATGCTCTCACCGGGCACCTGGCCCTCCCATCCGCCCTCCCCGGGGGTAAAGTACAATATGAGGAAGGGGCAGGGGA
- the tut4 gene encoding terminal uridylyltransferase 4 isoform X3, translating into MDETKSPLKSGKPSRSGGSKASSRAQKERENAKTPNRSKNTAASRVKEEGQGGYAGGKGRAGSPQESGRSKARRLTGRTGSGERGKVRNPTQQGVRSGNLTPLSTKEENTAPNKTPRPALRDRHAEDSSGSGLCPGAKRRSSLPPSNRSRRNSERLYHRDKPKVDRSLGEVLARRPAESAPDGVDETNLTSDQQLGLKQAEERLQRDYIHRLTKSPDYPNFQYLCKLCSVHVDNIQGAHKHIKEKRHKKNIMEKQEENELRSLPPPSPAHLRALNSAVMEAAQEHGISEQEFQQRDTVLRSMELIIQRHLPACSLRLYGSCLTRFAFKSSDVNIDVLYPSSMTQPDVLIQVLDILKKSDEFSDVESDFHAKVPVIFCRDVSCGLLCKVSAGNDVACLTTNHLAALAKLEPRLVPLVLAFRYWAKLCHVDCQAEGGIPSYSFSLMVIFFLQQRKQPILPVYLGYWIEGFDVKRVDEYHLTAIQLGHFVGWEHRPGSANEGRGDKSKNEPQKHDGQKSAEKKNENQKGKTHLVLENTESVSLGQLWLELLRFYTLEFALEDYIISIRLKELLPRDVKNWPRRRLAIEDPFALKRNVARSLNSQMVFEYIQERFRTAYRYFACPQSRNGHTPERDVLRPRVTRPARTCAVETKRGEEEEDGVNSTDDDDADEEEEDEDEAGDEEQRVSRGLARLLVEDEDEDGIRHPSSPTPSSHNGLFPDSDNEEQDEVGRKAPERESIAPEDLHYTFDRMIFTGGKPPTVVCSICKRDGHLKDDCPEDFKKMELTPLPPMTERFREILDNLCRRCYDELSPTPGEQYKREQILAGLERFIRKEYNDTAQLCLFGSSKNGFGFRDSDLDICMTLEGHDTAEKLNCKEIIEALAKVLKKHTGLRNILPITTAKVPIVKFEHKLSSLEGDISLYNTLAQHNTRMLATYAALDPRVQYLGYTIKVFAKRCDIGDASRGSLSSYAYILMVLYFLQQRQPPVIPVLQEIYDGSSVPQRMVDGWNAFFFEDLDELRRRWPEFQQNHETVGELWLGLLRFYTEEFDFKEHVISIRQRKRLTTFEKQWTSKCIAIEDPFDLNHNLGAGVSRKMTNFIMKAFINGRKLFGTPFYPMLGMEADYFFDSKVLTDGELAPNDRCCRICGKIGHYMKDCPKRRRSDRMKKKESDKDEEMREEDREPRERRCFQCGYLGHVRRECPDYRHLRQRGAPTQVPQMIRSMVSSQAIPIPQSGTSQDRPGRTRQPSECSDTRQTPPYSPQPSTFIQPSVSPQSSQSAKPSPGSSSSSSALSKSPHHPSLPLPATPPQQQQQQVHLSLFGFTPSQYMGMLSPGTWPSHPPSPGVKYNMRKGQGNGGAGHTSNPTPVNLNDPSIIFAQPAGRDGGPHWHNHHLNNPGALVANGTVGKSEAGFQAPFGSVGQVSRSLGNSGAGSISVSSSWGFRMPQTYMQQSNKPFISQSAVANQHFPLLQSGRPVNLSYIQQKK; encoded by the exons atggatgagaccaaaagcCCATTGAAGTCCGGAAAGCCGTCTCGATCGGGCGGGAGCAAGGCCTCATCCAGAGCACAGAAGGAGCGCGAGAACGCCAAGACGCCAAATCGCAGTAAAAACACGGCAGCGTCCAGAGTGAAGGAGGAGGGCCAGGGTGGGTATGCCGGGGGCAAAGGGAGAGCAGGAAGTCCTCAGGAGTCAGGAAGAAGCAAAGCGCGCAGGCTGACGGGGAGAACAGGCTCGGGGGAGAGAGGCAAGGTGAGGAATCCGACTCAGCAGGGGGTCAGGAGTGGAAACCTCACGCCTCTCAGCACCAAGGAGGAGAACACCGCTCCGAATAAAACCCCCAGACCTGCACTGAGGGACAGACATGCag AAGATTCTTCTGGCTCAGGGTTGTGTCCCGGCGCTAAGCGGCGCTCCAGCCTGCCGCCATCGAACAGGTCTCGCAGAAACTCTGAGCGTTTATACCACAGAGACAAACCGAAGGTGGACAGGTCTCTTG GCGAGGTGTTGGCGAGACGGCCGGCGGAGAGCGCTCCAGATGGTGTGGACGAGACGAACCTGACCTCCGATCAGCAGCTGGGTCTGAAACAGGCCGAGGAGAGACTGCAGAGAGACTACATCCACAGACTGACCAAG TCCCCAGATTACCCAAATTTCCAGTATCTATGCAAACTCTGCTCGGTTCACGTGGACAACATCCAGGGTGCTCACAAACACATCAAAGAGAAACGGCACAAGAAGAACAtcatg gagaagcAGGAGGAGAACGAGTTGCGTTCGTTACCCCCTCCATCTCCAGCTCACCTGCGAGCACTGAACTCAGCTGTGATGGAGGCGGCGCAGGAGCATGGCATCTCCGAGCAGGAGTTCCAGCAGAGAGACACTGTGCTGCGGAGCATGGAGCTGATCATCCAGAGACACCTACCTG cgTGTTCTCTGCGTCTCTACGGTTCCTGTCTCACGCGATTCGCCTTCAAGTCCAGTGACGTCAACATCGACGTACTCTATCCCTCCAGT ATGACGCAACCTGACGTCCTTATTCAAGTGCTGGACATCCTGAAGAAGAGCG ATGAGTTCTCAGATGTGGAGTCGGACTTCCATGCTAAAGTTCCCGTCATCTTCTGCCGTGATGTGTCCTG TGGTTTATTGTGTAAAGTGAGCGCAGGAAATGATGTCGCGTGCCTCACCACCAATCACCTGGCAGCATTGGCCAAGCTGGAGCCTCGCCTGGTTCCTCTGGTGCTGGCATTCCGCTACTGGGCCAAg CTGTGTCATGTGGACTGCCAGGCCGAGGGCGGGATTCCTTCCTACTCCTTCTCGCTGATGGTCATCTTTTTCCTGCAGCAAAGGAAGCAGCCCATTCTACCTGTGTATCTCGGCTACTGG ATCGAAGGGTTCGACGTGAAGCGTGTGGACGAGTATCACCTGACCGCCATTCAGTTGGGGCACTTTGTGGGATGGGAGCACAGACCGGGCAGCGCTAACGAGGGGCGCGGAGACAAGAGCAAAAACGAACCCCAAAAACATGACGGCCAAAAATCAGCCGAGAAAAAGAACGAGAACCAGAAGGGCAAg ACCCATCTGGTGCTGGAGAACACGGAGAGCGTCTCTCTCGGCCAGCTGTGGTTGGAGCTGCTACGTTTCTACACGCTGGAGTTCGCTCTGGAGGATTACATCATTAGCATCCGGTTGAAGGAGCTGCTGCCCCGAGACGTGAAGAACTGGCCACGCCGCCGCCTCGCCATTGAGG ACCCGTTTGCCCTGAAGAGGAATGTAGCGCGGAGTCTGAACAGTCAGATGGTGTTCGAGTACATCCAGGAGCGATTCCGCACCGCCTACCGATACTTCGCCTGCCCTCAGAGCCGTAATGGACACACCCCCGAACGAGATGTGCTGCGACCACGTGTGACCCGGCCGGCCAGAACGTGCGCCGTCGAAActaagagaggagaggaagaggaggacggCGTGAACAGCACCGATGACGATGATGCGGACGAAGAAGAGGAAGACGAAGATGAAGCTGGAGATGAAGAGCAGCGTGTGAGCAGAGGCTTAGCCAGGCTGCTTGTCGAGGACGAGGACGAAGACGGCATCCGTCACCCCTCTTCCCCGACCCCGTCCTCTCACAATGGCCTGTTCCCCGACAGCGACAATGAGGAGCAGGATGAAGTCGGGCGGAAAGCTCCGGAACGGGAGAGCATCGCCCCGGAGGACCTGCACTATACGTTCGACAGGATGATCTTCACTGGAGGAAAG cccCCGACGGTGGTGTGCAGTATCTGTAAGCGAGACGGCCATCTGAAAGACgactgtcctgaagactttaagAAGATGGAGCTGACTCCTCTGCCTCCCATGACGGAGCGCTTCAGAGAAATCCTCGACAACCTGTGCAGGCGCTGCTACG atgagcTGTCGCCAACTCCGGGAGAGCAGTATAAGAGGGAACAGATTCTAGCCGGTCTGGAGCGCTTCATTCGGAAAGAGTATAAtg atacAGCCCAGCTGTGTCTGTTTGGTTCCTCCAAGAACGGTTTCGGTTTCCGTGACAGTGACCTGGACATCTGTATGACGTTGGAGGGTCACGACACAGCAGAG AAACTGAACTGTAAAGAGATCATTGAGGCGTTAGCCAAGGTGCTGAAGAAACACACAG GTCTGAGGAACATCTTGCCTATAACGACCGCCAAAGTGCCTATCGTCAAGTTCGAACACAAGCTGAGCAGTCTGGAAGGAGACATCAGCCTCTACAACACACTG GCTCAGCACAACACACGTATGTTGGCCACGTACGCAGCCCTGGACCCACGTGTGCAGTATTTGGGCTATACCATAAAAGTGTTTGCAAAG aggtGTGACATCGGCGATGCTTCAAGGGGTAGTCTCTCATCTTACGCCTACATCCTCATGGTGCTGTACTTCCTGCAGCAGAGACAGCCTCCCGTCATCCCCGTCCTACAGgag ATCTACGACGGGAGTTCCGTTCCTCAGAGGATGGTTGACGGCTGGAACGCGTTCTTTTTCGAAGACCTGGACGAGCTG CGGCGGCGTTGGCCTGAGTTCCAGCAGAACCACGAGACGGTAGGGGAGCTGTGGCTCGGCCTACTGCGCTTCTATACTGAGGAGTTCGACTTTAAAGAGCACGTGATCTCCATCCGGCAGCGGAAACGCCTCACCACATTCGAGAAACAGTGGACCTCCAAGTGCATTGCCATCGAAG atcCCTTCGACTTGAATCACAATCTCGGTGCTGGAGTGTCACGGAAAA tGACGAATTTCATCATGAAGGCATTCATTAATGGCAGGAAGTTGTTCGGAACGCCATTTTATCCAATGCTGGGGATGGAAgcg GATTACTTCTTCGACTCGAAGGTGCTGACGGATGGTGAGCTCGCTCCGAATGACCGCTGCTGTCGGATCTGTGGCAAAATCGGACATTACATGAAGGACTGCCCGAAGAGGCGCAGGTCAGacag gatgaagaagaaggagagTGATAAGGATGAGGAGATGCGTGAGGAGGACAGAGAGCCGAGGGAGAGACGCTGTTTCCAGTGCGGATACCTAGGACACGTCCGGAGAGAATGTCCTGATTACAGACACCTCCGACAGAGAGGAGCTCCTACacagg TTCCTCAGATGATCCGTTCCATGGTGAGCTCTCAGGCCATCCCCATTCCTCAGAGTGGTACGTCCCAGGATCGACCTGGCCGGACCAGGCAGCCATCAGAATGT TCAGACACACGTCAGACTCCTCCGTACTCGCCCCAGCCATCTACGTTCATCCAGCCTTCCGTCTCTCCTCAGTCATCTCAGAGTGCCAAGCCTTCGCCAGgctcctcgtcctcctcgtcCGCTCTGTCCAAATCCCCCCAtcatccctctctccctcttcccgcCACTcctcctcagcagcagcagcagcaggttcatctgtctctctttggtTTCACCCCCTCTCAGTACATGGGCATGCTCTCACCGGGCACCTGGCCCTCCCATCCGCCCTCCCCGGGGGTAAAGTACAATATGAGGAAGGGGCAGGGGA